Proteins encoded in a region of the Planctomycetaceae bacterium genome:
- a CDS encoding type II toxin-antitoxin system ParD family antitoxin — MSLNIPASFTDFVSQAVAAGRYSSEEEVVAEALQLLRDRIAAKSGSVPETHDADELPDASVVTADWKDRLRHWVDSHPRQTHEVDVSRESIY, encoded by the coding sequence ATGTCATTGAATATTCCTGCCAGCTTCACCGATTTCGTCAGTCAGGCCGTGGCGGCGGGTCGCTACTCCAGTGAAGAAGAGGTCGTCGCGGAAGCACTGCAGCTGCTGCGTGACAGGATCGCCGCGAAATCCGGATCCGTGCCGGAAACTCACGACGCTGACGAACTCCCGGATGCGTCAGTCGTTACCGCCGACTGGAAGGACCGTCTGCGACACTGGGTCGACAGCCATCCCCGCCAGACTCATGAAGTCGATGTCAGCCGTGAATCCATCTATTGA
- a CDS encoding type II toxin-antitoxin system VapC family toxin produces the protein MNPSIDPAPTRMLVDSNILLRLAEPGHPLESLARLALERLTDQGFEPCIVPQVIYEYWVVATRPISVNGLGFSVEQVQRDLVAARALFRLFRDERGILDRWEALVRDHSIHGKKAHDARLAAAMLRHGVTHLLTFNGADFQRYPHVTVLNPEEVAATA, from the coding sequence GTGAATCCATCTATTGATCCCGCGCCGACTCGGATGCTGGTGGATTCCAACATCCTGCTCAGACTGGCTGAGCCGGGACATCCACTCGAATCGCTCGCCCGGCTGGCGCTGGAACGGCTCACCGACCAGGGGTTCGAACCGTGCATTGTGCCTCAGGTGATCTATGAATACTGGGTCGTGGCCACACGCCCGATATCCGTCAACGGACTGGGCTTCTCCGTGGAACAGGTGCAGCGCGACCTTGTGGCAGCCCGTGCTTTGTTTCGGCTGTTCCGGGACGAACGCGGGATTCTCGATCGCTGGGAGGCCCTCGTGCGAGACCACAGTATCCATGGCAAGAAGGCGCACGACGCCCGCCTTGCCGCCGCCATGCTCCGGCACGGAGTGACGCATCTGCTGACATTCAACGGGGCTGACTTTCAGCGGTATCCCCACGTCACCGTGCTGAATCCGGAAGAAGTGGCGGCGACGGCCTGA
- a CDS encoding zincin-like metallopeptidase domain-containing protein, with product MTTTTRATTRTKTRRPKAKTTSGASRPDVYTRVTGRIVEQLEAGIRPWLKPWNAEHATGRITRPLRSSGAPYRGINILMLWDAAESAGYGCPIWLTFRQAQELGGHVRKGEKSSPVVYASRFKKTEADDDGRDVEREIPFLKQYAVFNAEQCEGLPDQFYALKQAPNSDIERIAAADRFCRNTGADIREGGNQACYVQSLDQIRMPKLETFVDAESHAATLSHELVHWTKNPARLNRDLGRKKWGDAGYAMEELVAELGAAFLCADLAITPDVRDDHADYIGHWLQVLKNDTRAVFSAASMASAAVDYLHGLQPKPVE from the coding sequence ATGACCACGACGACACGCGCCACGACACGCACCAAGACACGCCGACCAAAGGCAAAGACGACCTCCGGTGCTTCGCGACCGGATGTCTACACACGCGTCACGGGCCGCATTGTCGAACAGCTCGAAGCCGGGATCCGGCCGTGGCTCAAACCCTGGAACGCCGAACATGCCACCGGACGAATCACGCGGCCGCTCAGGTCCTCCGGAGCCCCCTATCGCGGCATCAATATCCTGATGCTGTGGGACGCCGCCGAATCGGCCGGCTATGGCTGCCCGATCTGGCTCACGTTCCGCCAGGCTCAGGAACTGGGCGGACACGTGAGGAAGGGCGAGAAATCGTCGCCCGTGGTCTATGCCTCCCGCTTCAAAAAGACCGAAGCCGATGACGACGGACGCGACGTCGAGCGGGAGATTCCGTTCCTCAAACAATATGCCGTCTTCAATGCCGAACAGTGTGAAGGTCTGCCCGACCAGTTCTATGCCCTGAAGCAGGCACCCAACAGCGACATTGAACGGATCGCAGCGGCGGACCGGTTCTGCCGGAACACCGGAGCCGACATCCGCGAAGGCGGCAACCAGGCCTGTTATGTCCAGAGCCTCGACCAGATCCGGATGCCGAAGCTGGAAACCTTCGTCGATGCCGAAAGCCATGCGGCCACGCTCAGCCATGAGCTTGTCCACTGGACAAAAAATCCGGCCCGCCTGAACAGGGATCTCGGCCGGAAGAAATGGGGCGATGCCGGCTATGCGATGGAGGAACTCGTCGCCGAACTGGGAGCCGCCTTCCTGTGTGCCGACCTGGCCATCACGCCCGACGTCCGCGACGACCACGCCGACTATATCGGCCACTGGCTGCAGGTCCTGAAGAACGACACGCGAGCGGTCTTCTCCGCCGCCAGCATGGCCTCGGCCGCCGTGGACTATCTGCACGGTCTGCAGCCCAAGCCTGTGGAATAG
- a CDS encoding caspase family protein, with product MTLLWQDPGQPTNPMKAQVHAFIIGVGDYPHLSGGSGHAAVANFGLQQLTTTRIAAEEIATWLIRNRSSLSLPLGTVEVLMSPSGTMSDGQGNSVSIDEASMQNIDDVFSQKWWPRCNAQKDNIALFYFAGHGLNTLSQYLLPSDFGDPQFPNLWANCIDFDGMRLGMKANAADTQLFFVDACREKPIDALAQLNPSGKQLCSSSIFDQVSASAAYFAAADGQQAYGPANGMTYFAEALLESLEGAGAINRGGQWKVDTFSLGNSVAQIMASLAHAHSQPLTCNPDVQGVPASICTAPAGLVRASIGCQTSLANSEADIQLQRFTQQVHSPPGDRRPWTGRLDAGDWAINIGFQSFAPVAVTDTLMPPVYDRVEAV from the coding sequence ATGACGCTTCTGTGGCAGGATCCGGGACAGCCGACGAATCCGATGAAGGCACAGGTCCACGCCTTCATCATTGGAGTCGGCGATTATCCGCACCTGTCCGGTGGTTCCGGACACGCGGCCGTCGCCAACTTCGGACTGCAGCAACTGACGACGACTCGCATCGCGGCCGAAGAAATCGCCACGTGGCTGATCAGAAACCGGTCATCGCTGTCGCTGCCGCTGGGGACGGTGGAAGTGCTGATGTCGCCATCGGGTACGATGTCCGACGGTCAGGGCAATTCCGTCAGCATCGATGAAGCCAGCATGCAGAACATCGATGACGTGTTCAGTCAGAAGTGGTGGCCGCGCTGTAACGCTCAGAAGGACAACATCGCGCTGTTCTACTTTGCCGGGCACGGGCTGAACACGCTGTCGCAGTATCTGCTGCCGTCGGACTTCGGAGATCCGCAGTTTCCCAACCTGTGGGCGAACTGCATTGACTTCGACGGCATGCGCCTGGGCATGAAGGCCAATGCCGCCGACACGCAACTGTTCTTCGTCGATGCCTGCCGTGAAAAGCCCATTGATGCGCTCGCGCAGCTTAATCCCAGTGGGAAGCAACTGTGCAGTTCCAGCATTTTCGATCAGGTATCAGCATCGGCCGCATACTTCGCCGCCGCCGACGGACAGCAGGCGTATGGCCCGGCCAACGGCATGACGTACTTTGCCGAAGCGCTGCTGGAATCGCTGGAAGGCGCGGGAGCCATCAATCGCGGCGGTCAGTGGAAGGTGGACACGTTCTCGCTGGGCAACAGCGTCGCCCAGATCATGGCCAGTCTGGCGCACGCTCACAGTCAGCCGCTGACCTGCAACCCGGATGTCCAGGGAGTTCCCGCGTCCATCTGTACCGCGCCGGCGGGGCTGGTTCGCGCGTCGATCGGCTGCCAAACGTCGCTGGCGAATTCCGAGGCCGACATTCAGCTTCAGCGGTTCACGCAGCAGGTGCATTCGCCGCCCGGTGATCGGCGGCCGTGGACGGGCCGGCTGGACGCGGGCGACTGGGCGATCAACATCGGTTTTCAAAGTTTCGCACCGGTGGCGGTGACGGACACGCTGATGCCTCCCGTCTATGATCGCGTGGAGGCTGTATGA
- a CDS encoding DUF2263 domain-containing protein yields MVRRRAVLRETLHRFSTADPPDKYDLLAQTNLASWRDSAERRPESNRICIVGGDWGEVTLAMTRRHGYCFAALNMANAFVPGGAYVEGASAQEENMFRRTNCHFYVGPDEYDATLDQYHPHMTSLLSAENGRVYLDSENPRVCIRGPEDRSRSDLGYQWLPDEDVFPFFELRAAAQDLRDGSAFSEPNARQRIAAQLDTLIHHGIRHAVLGASGCGAFLNPAHRIAELYRQEIARRKQNFRVIAFAIRQSGYGPNNLIPFQQVFADQSLPG; encoded by the coding sequence ATGGTTCGCCGCCGCGCCGTGCTCAGAGAAACACTTCATCGCTTCTCGACCGCAGATCCGCCTGACAAGTACGATCTGCTCGCACAGACAAATCTTGCGAGTTGGCGTGACTCAGCGGAAAGACGCCCTGAGAGCAACCGGATCTGCATTGTCGGTGGAGACTGGGGTGAGGTCACTCTTGCGATGACCAGAAGGCATGGTTACTGCTTCGCTGCCTTGAATATGGCAAACGCCTTCGTTCCCGGCGGGGCCTATGTCGAGGGTGCCTCGGCACAGGAAGAAAACATGTTTCGTCGCACAAATTGCCACTTTTACGTTGGCCCCGATGAGTACGACGCCACGCTTGACCAGTATCATCCGCACATGACATCGCTTTTGTCGGCGGAGAATGGCAGGGTGTACCTCGATTCCGAGAATCCGCGTGTCTGCATTCGCGGGCCGGAGGATCGTTCCCGATCCGACCTCGGCTACCAGTGGTTGCCAGACGAGGACGTGTTTCCGTTTTTCGAGTTGAGAGCTGCGGCTCAGGACCTGCGTGACGGTTCCGCATTCTCGGAGCCGAATGCGCGTCAGCGAATTGCCGCCCAACTGGATACGCTCATACACCACGGAATCCGACACGCCGTGCTCGGAGCGTCCGGCTGCGGTGCATTTTTGAATCCGGCGCATCGCATCGCCGAACTGTATCGACAGGAAATCGCAAGACGCAAACAGAACTTCCGTGTCATCGCCTTCGCGATTCGCCAATCCGGATATGGTCCCAACAACCTGATTCCGTTCCAACAGGTGTTTGCCGATCAATCGCTGCCAGGTTGA
- a CDS encoding transposase, with protein sequence MPAVLPGSPDQCPEERTRSSDGRSWRSSADAGARLKSSGQELIHHWNRLQTQQIERATFDGHYRRLRSEILEALLDGSQCDHLKTAETCRRLSNECCSLFVFAHHDDVSPTNNAAEQSLRKSVIFRKLSFGTEEQTGSRNLTVIMSVVETCRRLGTRPLEYIHNAVHAAFNRKSTPQLIPEN encoded by the coding sequence TTGCCGGCAGTTCTGCCGGGCTCACCTGATCAGTGCCCCGAAGAGAGAACGCGGTCAAGCGATGGTCGATCGTGGAGGAGTTCCGCCGACGCAGGTGCCCGACTGAAGTCTTCCGGACAGGAACTCATTCATCACTGGAATCGGCTGCAGACGCAGCAAATTGAGCGTGCGACGTTCGACGGTCACTACCGACGGCTTCGCAGTGAGATTCTGGAGGCATTGCTGGACGGTTCGCAGTGTGACCATCTGAAAACAGCGGAAACGTGTCGGCGTCTGAGCAACGAGTGTTGCAGTCTGTTTGTGTTCGCTCACCATGACGATGTCTCGCCGACCAACAATGCGGCCGAACAGTCACTGCGAAAATCGGTCATCTTTCGCAAACTCAGCTTCGGTACCGAAGAACAAACCGGCAGTCGCAATCTGACCGTGATCATGTCGGTGGTGGAAACCTGTCGTCGCCTCGGTACCCGGCCACTCGAATACATCCACAACGCCGTTCACGCCGCCTTCAACCGCAAATCGACACCACAGTTGATCCCCGAAAACTAA
- a CDS encoding transposase, whose product MTRMSEIPPELLTEMTPAVRAFVEALCNRVNEQDRIIAAQQKRIEELERQLGMNSGNSSMPPSSDGPRQQPAKTPKPKSGRKRGGQPGHPKRTRPLIPTEDCERVEHHRPTACTDCGAKLSGDDPNPERHQVTDLPVVRPSVTEHQIHTMECPDCGCRCRGTPPADVSRGCFGPNVVAAVTLLSSLGRLSQRMIASLLRDLFCLDVSDGQISRLQSIGRRALQAGYNEIVADVRNSATLNIDETSWRQNGRKAWLWTVVGPLGTLFAVRPSRSRDEVHAPLGEDFSGIVVSDRYSAYSHLDDDCRQFCRAHLISAPKRERGQAMVDRGGVPPTQVPD is encoded by the coding sequence ATGACACGGATGTCGGAAATCCCGCCGGAATTGCTGACGGAGATGACGCCTGCGGTGCGGGCGTTTGTAGAAGCTCTGTGCAATCGGGTCAACGAGCAGGATCGAATCATCGCCGCCCAGCAGAAGCGGATTGAAGAGCTTGAACGGCAGCTGGGAATGAATTCGGGGAACTCGTCGATGCCGCCGTCCAGTGATGGTCCCCGGCAGCAGCCGGCGAAGACTCCGAAGCCGAAATCCGGGCGAAAACGCGGCGGGCAGCCGGGCCATCCCAAACGGACGCGGCCACTGATTCCCACGGAAGACTGTGAGCGGGTCGAACACCATCGGCCGACCGCGTGTACGGACTGTGGTGCAAAACTCAGCGGCGATGACCCCAATCCCGAACGGCATCAGGTTACGGATCTGCCTGTCGTGAGACCGTCTGTCACGGAACATCAGATTCACACCATGGAGTGCCCCGACTGCGGGTGCCGCTGTCGCGGGACACCGCCAGCGGACGTGTCCCGCGGCTGCTTCGGCCCCAACGTCGTCGCGGCGGTCACACTGCTGAGCAGTCTGGGACGACTCAGCCAGAGAATGATCGCGTCGCTGTTGCGAGACTTGTTCTGTCTGGACGTCTCCGACGGCCAGATCAGCCGTCTGCAGAGCATCGGACGCAGAGCTCTGCAGGCGGGATACAACGAAATCGTCGCGGACGTCCGAAACTCCGCCACTCTGAACATTGATGAAACCAGCTGGCGTCAGAACGGCCGCAAAGCCTGGCTGTGGACCGTTGTGGGACCACTCGGCACACTGTTCGCGGTTCGCCCGTCGCGGTCCCGCGATGAGGTGCATGCCCCGCTGGGCGAGGACTTCAGCGGCATCGTCGTCAGTGACCGCTATTCGGCATACAGCCATCTGGATGACGATTGCCGGCAGTTCTGCCGGGCTCACCTGATCAGTGCCCCGAAGAGAGAACGCGGTCAAGCGATGGTCGATCGTGGAGGAGTTCCGCCGACGCAGGTGCCCGACTGA
- a CDS encoding transposase family protein — protein sequence MSDSQRFDLSEIVCHFEALEDPRSTINRHHPLISVVTISLIAVLAGADGPTAICRWAVTQQEQLT from the coding sequence GTGTCCGATTCCCAGCGATTTGACCTGTCGGAAATTGTTTGTCACTTTGAAGCACTCGAAGATCCCCGGTCCACAATCAACAGACATCACCCGCTGATCAGTGTCGTGACGATATCGCTGATCGCGGTGCTCGCCGGAGCAGACGGGCCCACAGCCATTTGCAGGTGGGCTGTCACTCAGCAGGAACAGCTCACGTAA
- the cas1 gene encoding CRISPR-associated endonuclease Cas1: MIDSVNGANERRPRSDNPQLGIGPDAPQNATASIDQAGQTACDNALPELIPVRMLNEFTYCPRLGYLEWVDGEWASNLETMEGTFGHRRVDKPDRKTVESPVAKEQRDEDSPPEPIHARSLELSAPVEGLIAKLDLAEVDSNVATPVDYKRGKAPKIPEGAYEPERVQLCAQGLILRENGFQCDSGVLYFIASKQRVTIEFTDALIARTRELRDEFRRTAAAGQLPPPLVDSPKCPRCSLVGICLPDETNLLTETPVPLAGDPPRDHGRVRKLLPARDDALPLYLQAQGATLGKSGDRLTIKERGELVGERRVMDVSQVSLFGNVMVTAQALRELNTRGIPVCHFSYGGWFHGMTTGLVHKNVELRIRQFQIAADADAALKIARPIISGKIRNSRTLLRRHLAGDSPLTLDQLDDYRRKAERATTAVTLLGLEGMAAKTYFSGFFQLLNNRHGFDVNGRNRRPPRDPVNAVLSFVYSLLVKELTVVLQGIGFDPMLGFLHQPRYGRPSLALDAAEEYRPLIADSVALMVFNNGEVDERSFIQRAGAVTMTDSGRKTVIAAFERRLQQEVTHPTFGYRVSYRRILEVQMRLLARTVTGELSEYVPFCTR, translated from the coding sequence ATGATTGATTCCGTGAACGGTGCGAACGAGCGACGTCCGCGCTCCGACAATCCGCAGTTGGGCATCGGACCTGACGCACCTCAGAACGCGACGGCGAGCATCGATCAAGCCGGTCAGACAGCCTGCGACAATGCGTTGCCGGAACTCATTCCAGTCCGCATGCTCAACGAATTCACCTATTGCCCGCGTCTCGGGTATCTCGAATGGGTGGACGGCGAATGGGCCAGTAACCTGGAAACCATGGAGGGAACCTTCGGGCATCGTCGCGTGGACAAACCCGATCGGAAAACGGTCGAGAGTCCCGTGGCGAAGGAACAACGTGACGAAGATTCGCCGCCAGAACCGATTCATGCCCGATCCTTGGAACTGTCAGCTCCCGTTGAAGGCTTGATTGCGAAACTGGATTTGGCGGAGGTCGATAGCAACGTCGCCACTCCCGTCGACTACAAACGCGGCAAGGCACCGAAGATTCCGGAAGGTGCCTACGAACCGGAACGTGTTCAACTCTGTGCTCAGGGGCTGATCCTGCGAGAGAATGGTTTTCAGTGTGACAGCGGCGTCCTTTACTTTATCGCGTCGAAACAGCGAGTCACCATCGAGTTCACCGACGCACTCATCGCGCGAACTCGTGAGCTGCGCGACGAATTTCGGCGAACAGCGGCTGCCGGTCAGTTGCCCCCGCCGCTGGTCGATAGTCCCAAATGCCCCAGATGTTCGCTGGTCGGCATCTGCCTGCCCGACGAAACGAACCTGCTGACGGAAACCCCGGTCCCGCTCGCCGGTGACCCGCCGCGAGACCACGGACGCGTCCGCAAGCTGCTCCCTGCCCGCGATGATGCTTTGCCCTTGTATCTTCAGGCTCAGGGAGCGACTCTGGGGAAATCCGGTGATCGCCTGACGATCAAGGAACGCGGCGAACTCGTTGGCGAGCGCCGCGTGATGGACGTTTCGCAGGTCAGTCTGTTCGGCAACGTGATGGTTACCGCCCAGGCCCTGCGGGAACTGAACACTCGCGGAATTCCCGTCTGCCATTTCAGCTACGGCGGCTGGTTTCACGGGATGACCACCGGACTGGTACACAAGAACGTCGAACTCCGCATCCGCCAATTTCAGATCGCTGCGGACGCCGACGCTGCTCTGAAGATCGCCCGGCCGATCATCAGCGGCAAGATCCGCAATTCCCGAACGCTGTTGCGAAGGCACCTCGCCGGAGATTCTCCGTTGACGCTCGATCAACTGGACGACTACCGTCGCAAAGCGGAACGAGCCACCACCGCAGTAACCCTTCTCGGCCTCGAAGGTATGGCGGCGAAGACCTACTTCTCGGGCTTCTTTCAACTATTGAACAATCGCCACGGCTTCGACGTAAACGGTCGTAACCGGCGGCCTCCGCGAGACCCCGTCAACGCAGTGCTGTCCTTCGTCTATTCGCTGCTCGTTAAGGAACTCACGGTCGTGCTGCAGGGCATCGGCTTTGATCCGATGCTGGGCTTCTTACATCAGCCTCGCTATGGCCGTCCGAGTCTCGCGCTGGACGCCGCGGAGGAATACCGGCCGCTGATCGCCGATTCCGTGGCGCTGATGGTTTTCAACAATGGCGAAGTCGATGAACGGAGTTTCATACAGCGCGCGGGTGCTGTGACGATGACTGACAGCGGCCGCAAGACCGTGATTGCCGCCTTTGAGCGTCGACTGCAACAGGAAGTCACTCACCCGACGTTCGGCTACCGAGTCAGCTATCGCCGTATCCTGGAAGTTCAGATGCGGCTGCTGGCAAGAACCGTCACCGGCGAACTGTCTGAGTACGTCCCGTTCTGTACCCGATAA
- the cas2 gene encoding CRISPR-associated endonuclease Cas2, producing MKNVYLICYDVSDPKRLRKVYKALQGAGESLQYSVFRCELSREERHQLIERLWELLNLAEDRLLVANLGVSGTRGSDCLQYWGIPRELPDSTRPIVF from the coding sequence ATGAAGAACGTCTACCTCATCTGTTACGACGTTTCTGACCCAAAACGTCTGCGAAAAGTCTACAAGGCTCTCCAGGGAGCCGGCGAATCGCTACAATACTCCGTGTTTCGCTGTGAGCTTTCGCGTGAAGAACGACATCAGTTGATTGAACGTCTCTGGGAGCTTCTGAATCTCGCCGAAGACAGACTGCTCGTGGCGAATCTCGGTGTCAGCGGAACACGCGGGTCAGACTGCCTTCAGTACTGGGGCATTCCGCGTGAACTGCCTGATTCGACGCGTCCGATCGTTTTTTGA
- a CDS encoding AbrB/MazE/SpoVT family DNA-binding domain-containing protein, which yields MPVWKTKVDKSGRVPLPVERRDAMQAAPGSELAWIRTDEGIRLEHLDDLIVRIQGDFESLSRLMVSGRTN from the coding sequence GTGCCGGTTTGGAAAACGAAGGTCGATAAGTCAGGTCGAGTGCCGCTGCCCGTGGAGCGGCGTGACGCGATGCAGGCGGCTCCGGGAAGTGAACTGGCTTGGATTCGGACTGACGAAGGCATCCGGCTGGAGCATCTCGACGATCTGATCGTCCGGATTCAGGGCGACTTCGAGAGCCTGTCTCGGCTGATGGTGAGTGGTCGGACGAACTGA
- a CDS encoding alpha/beta hydrolase → MIAIALAAGVTVQSLVPASGEEPPDGYSSATLIKLAIASGQLKLLDRELPVPETVQVTRGIEYGTVGDASLQLDLYAPKGLKDDVPVLVFIHGGGWKGGSREDYHYYGVRFAEKGYVVATISYRLSGIAPFPAAVQDAKCAVRWVRKHAAEYHIDPNRIAAAGGSAGGHLVMMVGYSSDVPDFDRSGGNFDVSSRVQAVVNFYGPVDLTTPYARSHELVTSFIGRSYDDATEAYRSASPLTHITSDDPPTLTFHGTLDDLVPVEQADTLDAALKKAGVESRYERLEGWPHGMDLAQVVNDYCFNRMLEFFDQTFDIKRQPAAGTASSPTDQ, encoded by the coding sequence ATGATTGCCATTGCGCTTGCCGCGGGCGTCACCGTGCAGTCACTGGTTCCAGCGTCCGGTGAAGAACCGCCGGACGGCTATTCGTCGGCAACACTGATCAAACTGGCCATCGCCAGCGGACAATTGAAGTTGCTGGACCGGGAACTGCCTGTTCCCGAAACTGTGCAGGTCACTCGTGGAATCGAATACGGAACAGTCGGCGACGCGTCGCTGCAACTGGATCTGTACGCTCCCAAAGGACTTAAGGACGACGTTCCCGTGCTGGTGTTTATTCACGGCGGCGGATGGAAGGGAGGCAGCCGCGAAGATTATCACTACTACGGTGTTCGATTTGCCGAAAAGGGCTACGTTGTGGCAACGATCAGCTATCGGCTCAGCGGTATCGCTCCGTTTCCGGCAGCCGTTCAGGACGCCAAGTGCGCTGTGCGATGGGTCCGCAAACATGCCGCCGAATATCACATCGATCCGAATCGCATCGCTGCTGCGGGAGGTTCTGCCGGCGGACATCTGGTGATGATGGTCGGCTATTCGTCGGATGTTCCGGACTTTGATCGCAGCGGCGGCAACTTTGATGTCAGCAGTCGAGTTCAGGCCGTCGTGAACTTCTACGGCCCGGTTGATCTCACAACGCCGTATGCCCGCAGCCACGAACTGGTCACCAGCTTCATTGGCCGGTCCTACGATGACGCTACGGAAGCGTATCGGTCCGCGTCGCCGCTGACGCACATCACCAGCGACGATCCGCCAACGCTGACTTTCCACGGAACGCTGGACGATCTCGTTCCCGTGGAACAAGCCGATACTCTCGACGCAGCGTTAAAGAAAGCCGGAGTGGAATCGCGCTACGAACGTCTCGAAGGCTGGCCCCACGGAATGGACCTCGCCCAGGTTGTCAACGATTACTGCTTCAATCGAATGCTGGAGTTCTTCGATCAGACCTTCGACATCAAGCGCCAGCCGGCAGCCGGCACAGCGAGTTCACCAACCGACCAATGA